The Apium graveolens cultivar Ventura chromosome 11, ASM990537v1, whole genome shotgun sequence genome has a window encoding:
- the LOC141695107 gene encoding uncharacterized protein LOC141695107, producing the protein MLGLISLPNPQTPFPISLNQSNPTPKSPFPRFQSLPFTQNLQKKFILHANQEPNGLKPEPDNENGFKRNGLEDKEDSKKDNEMPKFNFRWVDLVLDPDPQNIVAVALTGLLTWASVQVLWQLFFISLAILVAALKYSFIAAILLFIVITLL; encoded by the coding sequence atgcTAGGGTTAATTTCACTCCCAAATCCCCAAACCCCATTTCCAATTTCACTCAACCAATCAAACCCTACCCCAAAATCCCCATTTCCCAGATTTCAATCTCTACCCTTCACTCAAAACCTGCAAAAAAAGTTCATTTTACATGCAAACCAAGAACCCAATGGGTTAAAACCAGAACCAGATAATGAAAATGGGTTTAAAAGAAATGGGCTTGAAGATAAAGAAGATTCAAAGAAAGATAATGAAATGCCCAAGTTTAATTTCAGATGGGTTGATTTGGTTCTTGACCCGGATCCACAAAACATTGTTGCAGTTGCATTAACAGGTCTGTTGACATGGGCTAGTGTGCAAGTTTTGTGGCAGTTGTTTTTTATTTCTTTGGCTATTTTAGTTGCTGCTCTTAAGTACTCTTTTATTGCTGCTATTTTACTTTTTATTGTCATCACTCTTCTTTAG